In a genomic window of Acidobacteriota bacterium:
- a CDS encoding MBL fold metallo-hydrolase codes for MASLTFLGAAGTVTGSKHLFEVNGARVLVDCGLFQGLKELRERNRQPLPVEPASIGAVVLTHAHLDHCGYLPRLVSEGFKGRIFCTSATADLCRIVLPDAAKLQEEDAENANRGKYTRHAPALPLFTMEDAARALSLLQPVGYDRRVPVAPGVDVEFVNAGHLLGSAYASIRTNGSHVLFGGDLGRYSRPVLPDPKAVEEADVLLVESTYGNRRHPSDDNGEALAEIVRSTAERRGKIIVPSFAIGRVEEVLYWIKRLEDEGRIPVIPVWVDSPMASQALVQYGRRLEELDPEMAPEQPVPRHNREVAAFATDRLQIVASPQQSRDLVRSRGPAVVISSSGMATGGRVLHHLAAALPRPENTVMFVGFQAAGTRGRQLIQGAKTVRIHGVDVAVNARVAHLDSMSAHADADEILRWLRGFKRAPADTYIVHGEPDAAAALQRRIAGELGWQAHVAGHMQTVDLRI; via the coding sequence ATGGCGTCATTGACGTTTCTTGGTGCGGCTGGCACGGTGACCGGCTCGAAGCACCTCTTCGAAGTGAACGGCGCGCGCGTGCTCGTGGACTGCGGGCTCTTCCAGGGGTTGAAGGAACTGCGCGAGCGCAACCGGCAGCCGCTGCCCGTGGAGCCGGCATCGATCGGCGCAGTCGTCCTCACCCACGCGCACCTCGATCACTGCGGCTACCTGCCGCGGCTCGTCTCCGAGGGGTTCAAGGGACGGATCTTCTGCACGTCAGCCACCGCCGATCTCTGCCGCATCGTGCTGCCGGACGCGGCAAAACTACAGGAAGAAGACGCCGAGAACGCCAATCGCGGAAAGTACACGCGCCACGCCCCCGCGCTGCCGCTGTTCACGATGGAAGATGCGGCGCGGGCCCTGTCGCTGCTGCAGCCCGTCGGGTACGACCGCCGCGTGCCGGTGGCACCGGGCGTCGACGTGGAGTTCGTCAACGCCGGCCACCTGCTCGGATCGGCGTACGCAAGCATCCGCACCAACGGATCGCACGTGCTGTTCGGCGGCGACCTGGGGCGTTACAGCCGGCCGGTGCTCCCGGATCCGAAAGCCGTGGAAGAGGCTGACGTGCTGCTCGTCGAGTCCACGTACGGCAACCGCAGGCACCCGTCCGATGACAACGGCGAAGCCCTCGCGGAGATCGTGCGCAGCACGGCGGAACGCCGCGGGAAGATCATCGTCCCCTCTTTTGCCATCGGCCGGGTGGAGGAAGTCCTCTATTGGATCAAGCGCCTGGAGGACGAGGGACGAATTCCCGTGATTCCTGTCTGGGTGGACAGCCCGATGGCGTCCCAGGCGCTCGTGCAATACGGGCGACGGCTCGAGGAGCTCGATCCGGAGATGGCTCCGGAACAGCCGGTGCCGCGGCACAACCGCGAGGTGGCGGCGTTTGCGACCGATCGGCTCCAGATCGTCGCCTCGCCGCAGCAGTCGCGCGATCTCGTGCGATCGCGCGGCCCGGCCGTCGTCATTTCTTCAAGCGGGATGGCCACCGGCGGCCGCGTCCTCCATCATCTCGCCGCCGCCCTGCCGCGACCGGAGAACACGGTGATGTTCGTCGGATTCCAGGCCGCGGGCACGCGGGGGCGACAGCTGATCCAGGGGGCGAAAACCGTCAGGATCCATGGCGTGGACGTCGCGGTGAACGCGCGCGTGGCGCACCTCGACTCCATGTCGGCTCACGCCGACGCCGACGAGATCCTCCGCTGGCTGCGCGGGTTCAAGCGCGCACCCGCCGATACCTACATCGTGCACGGCGAGCCTGACGCGGCGGCGGCGCTGCAACGGCGGATCGCCGGCGAGCTGGGGTGGCAGGCGCACGTGGCGGGGCATATGCAGACGGTTGATTTGAGGATTTGA
- a CDS encoding peptidase M49, giving the protein MWRGWFMLVAAMAATTPVAAREETGRKYLLEQIDDAAVAQLYADGFHALPLNDKILIWHLYQAALAGRDIFYDQRYAHNLEMREVIEEIVSHPGNVDPQTLGEILRYAKLFWINTGPYNNLTARKFVLRCAPQAFATAAKAAQAAGARFPQKRGETLDAMLARMQPLFFDPDVDPIVTNKTPGAGRDMLATSANNLYVGVSMKDLEQFEERHPLNSRLVKKDGTLVEEVYRVGGLYGRQISEIVKHLEAAIPHATAPMASALKALVRFYQTGETADREAYDIAWVQDKHSPVDTINGFIEVYMDPRGQKGAWESLVYYVNREKTEEIRKLAAEAQWFEDHMPWDPQYRKTGVHGITASAIDVVVESGESGPITPVGINLPNDQAIRERYGSKSVSLSNVTEAYDKSQLPSFRREFSWTDEEAERAQKWGSFAGELHTNMHEVIGHASGRVSEGLKGTPQAALKEQYSALEEARADLVALYYLPDRKLAELGLVKAADQEEIVRSEYESYTRNALVQLRRIRHGSQIEEDHMRNRQMIVHWLMANTEAIEVRRRNGRTFYVMTDARAFREGVGRLLAEAQRIKSEGDYAAARALFDTYGVHFDTALRDEVVARVEKLKMPSYTGFVQPRLEPVTAPDGTITDVKISYPMDLTAQMLEYSGKKR; this is encoded by the coding sequence ATGTGGAGAGGATGGTTCATGCTGGTGGCAGCGATGGCGGCGACGACGCCCGTGGCGGCGCGGGAGGAGACGGGCCGAAAGTACCTGCTCGAACAGATCGACGATGCGGCCGTGGCGCAACTGTACGCCGATGGGTTCCATGCGCTGCCGCTCAATGACAAGATCCTGATCTGGCATCTGTACCAGGCGGCGCTCGCAGGGCGGGACATTTTCTACGACCAGCGGTACGCGCACAACCTCGAGATGCGCGAGGTCATCGAGGAGATCGTCTCGCATCCCGGGAACGTCGATCCGCAGACGCTCGGCGAGATCCTGCGGTATGCCAAGCTGTTCTGGATCAACACCGGGCCCTACAACAATCTCACCGCCCGCAAGTTCGTGTTGCGGTGCGCGCCGCAGGCGTTCGCGACAGCGGCGAAGGCGGCGCAGGCCGCCGGCGCCCGGTTTCCGCAGAAGCGCGGCGAGACGCTCGACGCGATGCTTGCGCGCATGCAGCCGCTGTTTTTCGATCCCGACGTGGACCCGATCGTCACGAACAAGACACCGGGCGCAGGCCGGGACATGCTTGCGACGAGCGCGAACAACCTGTACGTCGGCGTGTCGATGAAGGACCTGGAGCAGTTCGAGGAACGACACCCGTTGAACTCCCGCCTCGTGAAGAAGGACGGAACGCTCGTCGAGGAGGTCTACCGCGTCGGAGGGCTGTACGGCCGGCAGATCTCGGAAATCGTGAAGCACCTCGAGGCGGCGATTCCTCACGCGACGGCGCCGATGGCGAGCGCGCTGAAGGCGCTGGTCAGGTTCTACCAGACCGGCGAGACCGCGGACCGCGAGGCGTACGACATCGCGTGGGTGCAGGACAAGCACTCCCCCGTGGACACGATCAACGGATTCATCGAAGTGTACATGGATCCGCGTGGGCAGAAGGGCGCCTGGGAATCGCTCGTGTACTACGTCAACCGGGAGAAGACCGAGGAGATTCGCAAGCTGGCGGCCGAGGCGCAGTGGTTCGAGGACCACATGCCGTGGGATCCGCAATACCGCAAGACCGGCGTGCACGGCATCACGGCGAGCGCGATCGACGTGGTGGTGGAATCAGGGGAGTCCGGACCGATTACGCCGGTCGGCATCAACCTGCCGAACGACCAGGCGATCCGCGAGCGGTACGGCAGCAAGTCCGTCTCGCTGTCGAACGTGACCGAGGCCTACGACAAGTCGCAGCTGCCGTCGTTCCGCCGCGAGTTCTCCTGGACGGACGAGGAAGCGGAACGGGCGCAGAAGTGGGGCAGCTTCGCCGGCGAGCTGCACACGAACATGCACGAGGTGATCGGCCATGCCTCCGGCCGCGTGTCGGAAGGGCTGAAAGGGACGCCGCAGGCGGCGCTCAAGGAGCAGTACTCGGCGCTCGAAGAGGCGCGGGCCGACCTCGTGGCGCTCTACTACCTGCCCGATCGCAAGCTCGCGGAGCTTGGGCTCGTCAAGGCCGCGGACCAGGAAGAGATCGTGCGCTCCGAGTACGAGTCCTACACGCGCAACGCGCTCGTCCAGCTCCGGCGGATTCGGCACGGATCGCAGATCGAAGAAGATCACATGCGCAACCGCCAGATGATCGTGCACTGGCTGATGGCGAACACCGAGGCGATCGAGGTCCGCAGGCGTAACGGCAGGACGTTCTACGTGATGACCGACGCGCGCGCGTTTCGCGAGGGGGTCGGCCGGCTGCTGGCGGAGGCGCAGCGGATCAAATCGGAAGGGGACTACGCCGCGGCCAGGGCGCTGTTCGACACCTACGGCGTGCACTTCGACACTGCGCTTCGCGACGAGGTGGTCGCGCGCGTCGAGAAGCTGAAGATGCCGTCCTACACCGGGTTCGTGCAGCCGCGTCTCGAGCCGGTCACTGCGCCGGACGGCACGATCACGGACGTGAAGATCTCGTACCCGATGGATCTGACGGCGCAGATGCTGGAGTACTCGGGAAAAAAGCGGTGA
- a CDS encoding PEGA domain-containing protein gives MLSSSGFRDGLGERDLFFDRESGEIRERLFPRPEFAAYESALRRRIGRLASIADPRLVSVRGVEHDRATGRLTVISDHISGMRLSDALRAARERELIPDLTIGLFLAAEILAATHTFHSLSGLPHGCLHPDRVIVSAEGEVVVADYAYAEVIEASNFAPARLWREFGIAHWLGEPFSFAADVRQAALVAIALMLGRPVDAGNSVEGADALLVEVEEAAMIRGGRLFAEPVIGWLTRATGAGSAGGFSTSDAAADSCALLLTDRERALARPALVQFLVDLETPLPSEVDFAFTEVEPLPEPEPSFEPEPVREPEATLEPEPAPAVMTEEPAPEPIAQPEPLVLAREEPVEPVEPFEPAPPPDRPAAVAAAESASVAWARNPLPEIAVETGPRVVSPSPLAPFDQGAGAAQATPPPEVPRPPIAWPPPVPSLPAAMLPPSPFAPITQEADSFPRSAAVSPQSPMVEPAAGGGAGPVMSPAAPVTIRLKNAPPAKKSAPARAEFTDRPASIFERPAEEPERGFRLPWKAVAAAVVVLVAGVAATQMKWSGTSPAAAVAPGILVIESTPPGSDVFIDGEKKGETPAVLQVPPGRHAVKLTRKGTEHTWSVDVASGARRVERLDWTALVQTGGIEVISNTPGSKVFVDGKLRGETGGETPLVLTDLPPGRHLVVVQGPNGNVRRRVTVIAGETTKLDLAIYSGWVIVSAPIELQIFEKGKQIGTAGEGPLVLSAGAHTIELVNESLAYRSSHGVDIAPGEEERLAVTPKGLINVNAIPWAEVWVDDERLGETPLANVSVTLGSRELVFKHPEYGERRVPVTVTGGAAQQVSVDLTKPSSP, from the coding sequence ATGCTCTCCTCGTCGGGTTTCCGAGACGGCCTGGGCGAACGGGATCTGTTCTTCGATCGCGAGTCGGGAGAGATCCGCGAGCGGCTCTTCCCGCGCCCTGAGTTTGCCGCGTATGAATCCGCCCTGCGCCGCCGAATCGGGCGGCTCGCTTCGATCGCCGACCCCCGCCTCGTGTCGGTTCGAGGCGTCGAGCACGACCGCGCGACGGGGCGGCTGACCGTCATTTCGGACCACATCTCGGGCATGCGCCTGAGCGACGCGCTCCGCGCCGCGCGGGAGCGCGAGCTGATTCCCGACCTCACGATCGGCCTGTTCCTTGCCGCGGAGATTCTCGCCGCGACGCACACCTTTCACTCGCTCTCCGGGTTGCCGCACGGCTGCCTCCATCCGGATCGCGTCATCGTCAGCGCCGAAGGTGAAGTGGTGGTCGCCGACTACGCGTACGCGGAGGTGATCGAAGCGTCGAACTTCGCGCCGGCGCGCTTGTGGCGGGAGTTCGGCATTGCGCACTGGCTGGGAGAGCCGTTCTCGTTTGCCGCTGACGTTCGTCAGGCCGCGCTTGTCGCGATCGCGCTGATGCTCGGACGTCCGGTGGATGCGGGGAACTCCGTCGAAGGAGCCGATGCGCTCCTGGTCGAGGTCGAAGAAGCGGCGATGATTCGCGGCGGCCGGCTCTTCGCAGAGCCGGTGATTGGCTGGCTGACGCGCGCGACGGGGGCGGGCAGCGCGGGCGGCTTCAGCACATCGGACGCCGCGGCGGACTCGTGCGCCCTGCTGCTGACCGACCGCGAGCGCGCGCTGGCGCGGCCGGCACTCGTGCAATTTCTCGTCGATCTCGAAACGCCGCTGCCATCGGAGGTGGACTTCGCGTTCACGGAGGTCGAGCCGCTGCCGGAGCCGGAGCCATCCTTCGAGCCCGAGCCGGTTCGTGAGCCCGAGGCGACGCTCGAACCGGAGCCGGCGCCTGCCGTCATGACGGAGGAGCCCGCACCAGAGCCGATCGCGCAGCCCGAGCCGTTGGTCCTCGCCCGCGAGGAGCCCGTCGAACCCGTCGAACCGTTCGAACCCGCCCCCCCCCCGGACAGACCTGCTGCCGTCGCCGCCGCGGAGTCGGCCTCGGTCGCGTGGGCGCGGAATCCGTTGCCTGAGATCGCGGTCGAGACGGGGCCCCGCGTCGTGTCGCCGAGCCCGCTTGCGCCGTTCGACCAGGGCGCGGGCGCCGCTCAGGCGACGCCGCCGCCCGAAGTACCGCGTCCGCCAATCGCCTGGCCGCCGCCGGTCCCGTCGCTGCCGGCGGCAATGCTCCCGCCAAGCCCGTTTGCGCCAATCACGCAGGAGGCTGATTCGTTCCCTCGGAGCGCCGCCGTGTCGCCGCAGTCGCCGATGGTCGAGCCCGCGGCTGGTGGCGGTGCCGGACCGGTGATGTCGCCGGCCGCGCCCGTGACGATTCGCCTGAAGAACGCGCCACCTGCGAAGAAGAGCGCGCCCGCACGCGCAGAATTCACGGACCGTCCCGCGTCCATCTTCGAGCGTCCCGCGGAGGAGCCGGAGCGGGGTTTCCGCCTCCCGTGGAAGGCCGTCGCCGCCGCGGTGGTCGTGCTGGTGGCGGGCGTTGCCGCGACACAGATGAAATGGTCAGGCACGTCTCCCGCCGCCGCGGTTGCGCCGGGGATCCTCGTGATCGAAAGCACGCCACCCGGAAGCGACGTGTTCATCGACGGAGAGAAGAAAGGGGAGACGCCCGCCGTGTTGCAGGTGCCGCCCGGCCGTCATGCCGTGAAGCTGACACGCAAGGGCACGGAGCACACCTGGTCGGTTGACGTCGCGTCCGGCGCACGGCGCGTGGAGCGCCTCGACTGGACTGCGCTCGTGCAGACGGGCGGCATCGAGGTGATCTCGAACACGCCCGGCTCGAAGGTGTTCGTCGACGGCAAGCTGCGCGGCGAAACGGGCGGCGAGACGCCGCTCGTGCTCACCGATCTCCCGCCGGGACGGCATCTCGTCGTCGTACAGGGGCCAAACGGCAACGTCCGCCGTCGCGTCACCGTCATCGCGGGAGAAACGACGAAACTGGATCTGGCGATCTACTCCGGCTGGGTGATCGTGTCGGCGCCGATCGAGCTCCAGATTTTCGAGAAGGGAAAGCAGATCGGCACCGCGGGCGAGGGGCCGCTGGTGCTGTCGGCCGGCGCGCACACGATCGAACTGGTGAACGAGTCGCTGGCGTATCGGTCCTCGCACGGGGTCGACATCGCGCCGGGCGAAGAAGAGCGGCTGGCCGTCACCCCCAAAGGTCTCATCAACGTCAACGCAATACCGTGGGCCGAGGTCTGGGTGGACGATGAACGGCTGGGCGAGACACCGCTGGCCAACGTCAGCGTGACCCTCGGTTCGCGCGAGCTGGTCTTCAAGCACCCGGAGTACGGCGAGCGCCGCGTGCCCGTCACGGTCACCGGCGGCGCCGCGCAGCAGGTCAGCGTCGATCTGACGAAGCCCTCTTCACCCTGA
- a CDS encoding LD-carboxypeptidase has protein sequence MNRRELLERAAGAPLLAALAVQPVQRTTAARTVYPRRLAPGDTVALVGPASATFERMDLDIARESLEALGLKVVIGDHVRDRHGYLAGSDAARAADINRFFADPSIRAVLPIRGGWGSSRLLPYLDFAAIARNPKVVLGYSDITALLLAISARTGLVTFHGPNGMGRWDAWSAGFVRRVLFAGEAVRFENPRERGEFLAQTEHRTQTIVGGVARGRLLGGNLTVLTALLGSPYLPSWDGAILFLEDVGEDIYRVDRMLTSLKLAGVLGELRGLVFGTCEECEPGDGYGSLTLEEVLDDHVRPLNVPSWRGAMIGHRMPQFTLPVGAEVEIDATRATIRMLAPAVA, from the coding sequence ATGAACAGACGTGAATTGCTGGAAAGAGCCGCGGGCGCCCCGCTGCTCGCCGCCTTGGCTGTGCAGCCCGTGCAGCGAACCACTGCGGCACGAACGGTTTACCCGCGCCGGCTCGCCCCAGGGGACACGGTGGCGCTGGTCGGGCCGGCCAGTGCGACCTTCGAGCGGATGGATCTCGACATCGCGCGCGAGTCTCTCGAGGCGCTGGGGCTCAAAGTCGTCATCGGCGACCACGTTCGTGATCGACACGGGTACCTCGCCGGCAGCGATGCGGCCCGCGCGGCGGACATCAACCGGTTCTTCGCCGATCCGTCGATCCGGGCTGTCCTGCCGATCCGCGGCGGCTGGGGCAGCAGCCGGCTGCTGCCGTACCTGGATTTTGCGGCGATCGCGCGCAACCCGAAGGTCGTGCTCGGTTACAGCGACATCACCGCGTTGCTGCTCGCGATTTCCGCGCGGACCGGGCTGGTCACGTTCCACGGCCCGAATGGCATGGGGCGATGGGATGCCTGGAGCGCCGGGTTCGTGCGCCGCGTGCTGTTTGCCGGCGAAGCGGTGAGGTTCGAGAACCCGCGGGAGCGCGGCGAGTTCCTCGCCCAGACCGAACACCGCACCCAGACGATCGTCGGCGGCGTGGCGCGCGGGCGGTTGCTTGGCGGAAACCTCACGGTGCTCACCGCGCTCCTCGGCTCCCCTTACCTGCCCTCGTGGGACGGGGCCATTCTCTTCCTCGAAGATGTGGGCGAGGACATCTACCGCGTGGACCGGATGCTCACGTCGTTGAAGCTCGCCGGGGTTCTCGGCGAGCTGCGCGGGCTGGTGTTCGGAACGTGCGAGGAGTGCGAGCCCGGCGACGGCTATGGCTCGCTCACGCTCGAGGAGGTGCTGGACGACCACGTGCGCCCGCTGAACGTGCCGTCGTGGCGCGGCGCCATGATCGGACACCGCATGCCGCAGTTCACGCTGCCGGTCGGCGCCGAGGTCGAGATCGACGCCACGCGCGCGACGATCCGGATGCTGGCGCCGGCGGTGGCTTGA